A genomic region of Paenibacillus sp. PL2-23 contains the following coding sequences:
- a CDS encoding metallophosphoesterase — MKIAHIADSHWGFGYPGPTPAARFEDITRSMSWVADRIVDEGCELVLFAGDAFKDARVFIDRATAEIQAFVAWLRRLSNSGIEIVVISGTPSHDAISAYHLIREMQISGVRVFTEPDSVAFGDIKICCLPGMNRSNFATIPEFTGLPPHEFHAKMTEHITDECKSFTSHCWDGPRILMSHLTYDLADTGFEDALLQNEPILTDEAASMFDLVCLGHIHRPQKAGSNVFYSGAPERHNFGDERTTPGFYIHEWLGDGPGVGFKSTFIAAPARRFKTIDWCDMDITAWLDGEVDDFASIKDAIVRVRYACSEELQKRFDRRSLERALYDAGAYFVAEIRAEVERSERIRDAEVTEELGPLSALAAWASNQGYEPVDISELQAMTTELLEVQV, encoded by the coding sequence ATGAAAATAGCACACATTGCAGATAGTCATTGGGGATTTGGATATCCAGGTCCTACACCGGCAGCGCGCTTCGAAGACATCACGCGGTCGATGAGTTGGGTCGCCGATCGCATCGTAGATGAAGGTTGCGAGCTGGTATTGTTCGCCGGCGATGCCTTTAAGGACGCCCGCGTCTTCATCGACCGGGCGACGGCGGAGATTCAGGCGTTCGTGGCTTGGCTCCGTCGTCTCTCAAATTCCGGCATTGAAATCGTCGTGATTAGCGGTACACCGAGCCATGACGCAATCAGTGCTTACCATCTAATTCGCGAGATGCAGATTTCTGGTGTCAGGGTGTTTACCGAACCAGATTCGGTAGCATTCGGTGATATTAAAATCTGCTGCCTCCCAGGAATGAATCGATCCAACTTTGCCACGATTCCGGAGTTCACGGGGCTCCCACCGCATGAGTTTCACGCGAAGATGACTGAACACATTACTGATGAATGTAAATCCTTTACAAGCCACTGCTGGGACGGGCCACGCATCTTAATGTCTCATCTGACCTATGATCTTGCGGACACTGGATTCGAAGACGCACTGCTCCAAAACGAGCCGATTCTAACGGATGAGGCGGCAAGCATGTTCGACTTGGTTTGTCTCGGCCACATCCACCGCCCGCAGAAAGCGGGCAGCAACGTTTTTTACAGCGGTGCTCCTGAGCGGCACAATTTCGGAGATGAGCGGACGACGCCGGGCTTCTACATTCATGAGTGGCTAGGAGACGGCCCAGGCGTTGGATTTAAATCAACGTTCATCGCGGCGCCAGCACGCCGCTTTAAGACGATCGACTGGTGCGACATGGATATTACTGCTTGGCTGGACGGTGAAGTAGACGACTTTGCTTCAATTAAAGATGCAATCGTTCGGGTGCGATATGCCTGCTCGGAGGAATTACAGAAGCGATTCGATCGGCGATCGCTTGAGCGGGCGTTATACGATGCCGGTGCTTACTTCGTCGCTGAAATCCGCGCGGAGGTCGAACGATCAGAGCGGATCCGGGACGCCGAGGTTACCGAGGAACTTGGTCCTCTGTCGGCGCTGGCCGCATGGGCTTCGAATCAAGGGTATGAGCCGGTGGATATCTCCGAATTGCAAGCCATGACGACGGAACTGTTGGAGGTTCAAGTATGA
- a CDS encoding helix-turn-helix transcriptional regulator has protein sequence MKMGLGAVLHACRERAGYSQEKLAELLNLSRSCISKYEKNHKPVHAETLFRWADVTNAREVVVAYLYGLDGLSMIQSVLQVTGMGG, from the coding sequence ATGAAAATGGGGCTAGGAGCAGTCTTACATGCTTGCCGCGAACGAGCGGGTTATAGCCAAGAGAAACTAGCAGAATTGCTTAACTTATCACGGAGTTGTATTTCGAAGTATGAAAAAAATCACAAACCGGTACATGCTGAAACGCTTTTTCGTTGGGCAGACGTCACAAACGCCAGGGAAGTTGTAGTCGCTTATCTTTACGGATTAGATGGACTATCAATGATTCAGTCGGTTCTGCAGGTTACTGGAATGGGAGGTTGA
- a CDS encoding DNA-binding protein, with protein MFKVEIDTEQIQRLINESVAKAIEKHSFARSLPPVLTRSQLMEFLDIGSTKAAELLNRADFPVVRELGHPRILTHQLIQWMERHSDWVNDNAPDHKFSRLGA; from the coding sequence ATGTTCAAGGTAGAGATTGACACCGAACAGATCCAGCGTTTGATTAACGAATCTGTAGCGAAAGCCATCGAAAAGCATTCGTTCGCACGGAGTTTGCCACCGGTTCTGACTCGGAGTCAACTAATGGAGTTTCTCGATATCGGCAGTACGAAGGCAGCTGAACTTCTGAACAGAGCTGATTTTCCTGTTGTTCGAGAACTTGGACATCCGCGGATTCTTACTCATCAACTTATTCAATGGATGGAACGACATTCGGATTGGGTGAACGATAATGCACCAGACCACAAGTTTTCCCGCCTAGGCGCGTAA
- a CDS encoding helix-turn-helix transcriptional regulator, with the protein MELHEKIRVVRKTKRISQTEVAKRAKMSVSTYNMKEMGNRPIRSGEFEEIAKALEELPEIFYAQNFHEMWNVSVDKEVKDLQASQLNTG; encoded by the coding sequence ATGGAACTTCACGAAAAAATTCGAGTTGTTCGCAAAACAAAGCGGATAAGCCAGACAGAGGTCGCCAAAAGGGCGAAAATGTCAGTTTCGACATACAACATGAAGGAAATGGGCAATCGACCTATTCGGTCTGGTGAATTTGAAGAGATTGCGAAAGCTTTAGAAGAACTCCCAGAGATTTTTTATGCCCAAAACTTCCACGAAATGTGGAATGTTAGTGTGGATAAAGAAGTAAAGGATCTCCAAGCTTCGCAGTTAAACACAGGATGA
- a CDS encoding helix-turn-helix transcriptional regulator yields the protein MTLGARLKKARELKGWSQLYVSERSNISNTALSNYERNYREPDAETLNKLADLYEVKVDYLLGRTNDSSPTSQKKMEPDHDGPIYIAYLGGPPKELDEEEAAHLEQELEMFRAFREKRLRERRKQKED from the coding sequence ATGACTCTTGGCGCGCGGTTAAAAAAGGCACGAGAATTAAAGGGTTGGTCTCAACTCTACGTTTCCGAACGATCAAACATCTCTAACACAGCACTATCAAATTACGAAAGAAACTACAGAGAACCTGATGCAGAGACTTTGAATAAATTAGCCGATCTGTACGAAGTAAAGGTAGATTACCTATTAGGTCGCACCAATGATTCATCTCCTACTTCGCAAAAAAAAATGGAGCCAGATCATGATGGACCGATCTACATTGCTTATTTGGGCGGTCCACCTAAAGAATTGGATGAGGAAGAGGCTGCTCACTTGGAGCAAGAACTTGAGATGTTTCGAGCGTTCCGAGAGAAGCGGTTACGTGAAAGAAGAAAACAGAAGGAAGATTAA
- a CDS encoding DUF2614 family zinc ribbon-containing protein, whose protein sequence is MLVFLLICIIIGVVLALVITFIRSVIAVASPSIECPACARKIKFIGNSGHCYKCRSKIYKHSNGTYMTRQ, encoded by the coding sequence ATGCTTGTTTTCTTGCTCATTTGCATAATTATCGGAGTAGTGTTAGCGCTTGTTATCACATTTATTCGTTCTGTGATTGCTGTAGCATCACCGTCAATTGAATGTCCTGCTTGCGCCAGAAAAATAAAATTCATCGGAAACTCTGGGCATTGTTATAAATGTCGGTCCAAAATTTATAAACATTCAAATGGTACCTACATGACTAGACAATAA
- a CDS encoding ImmA/IrrE family metallo-endopeptidase, whose translation MIFDMTLYKPTELEKWICQKYHDNGIKTPADMDLDYIGEIFNTYITYKSEGDARVIYDDFVGGLIFLNIHDSDAQQRLKFFHELGHPALHAGSQDKLPSLFVELQEAQAGAFQQYAALPYFMLAEISPCHTFDEYFTHLSEAFRLPRSFVQRRIDQVKRRILQGHQDRNAYARRVGVAARYGYTDETLRILGQLHQQLSKQREAFS comes from the coding sequence TTGATTTTTGACATGACATTGTACAAGCCTACCGAGCTGGAGAAGTGGATTTGCCAAAAATATCATGACAACGGCATCAAGACGCCGGCTGACATGGACCTCGATTATATTGGTGAAATATTCAATACGTACATCACCTATAAGAGCGAAGGTGATGCAAGAGTGATATATGACGATTTCGTCGGCGGTCTCATTTTCCTGAATATCCATGACAGTGACGCTCAGCAGCGATTAAAGTTCTTCCATGAGCTTGGACACCCAGCTTTGCATGCTGGCAGTCAAGATAAATTGCCGAGCTTATTCGTCGAGTTACAAGAGGCTCAGGCAGGCGCATTCCAACAATACGCTGCCCTACCATACTTCATGTTGGCAGAAATTTCGCCTTGTCATACGTTTGACGAATACTTTACCCATCTGTCTGAGGCTTTCCGACTCCCCCGTAGCTTCGTTCAGCGACGGATCGACCAGGTAAAGCGACGGATTCTGCAAGGCCACCAGGACCGCAATGCGTACGCCAGGCGTGTTGGTGTGGCAGCACGGTACGGCTATACTGATGAGACGCTGCGCATACTCGGTCAGCTCCATCAGCAACTTAGTAAGCAAAGGGAGGCATTCAGCTAA
- a CDS encoding tyrosine-type recombinase/integrase, whose amino-acid sequence MASFTQVPAKNKQGYKWVCTKEGPPDPVSGKRNQIARRADTKKEAEARVDKVLKALKEDGINEKKNKNLPFIHVAEEWLETYKRTKVKKNTIRLRGNSIATLNKYIKNLNIDKITPKKHQSILNDLFDKGYAKSTIEGVHVTANLIYKHAIKEKYRKDNPATGATIPVKRRTVEEIEANPIEEKYLESHELTEFLNAVRKYGLDQDKEMFYLLAFTGMRIGEALALKWTDINFETHRIRVTKTMYNENNNMREFELQPPKTDASIRDFDVDEDITNMLQNHYKTQTKLKMATRHLLPEYYDSNFVFTHDNGYPLVYKHIANRMERVMRKTNIHKHATSHIFRHTHVSMMAEAGVDLATIMARVGHDDPKTTLQIYTHVTKKMEKNATQKVKIVFADLLKAAALQEM is encoded by the coding sequence ATGGCATCTTTTACCCAGGTACCCGCCAAAAACAAACAAGGTTATAAGTGGGTATGCACGAAGGAGGGACCTCCTGATCCCGTTTCAGGCAAGCGTAATCAGATAGCTCGGAGAGCAGACACGAAGAAAGAAGCAGAGGCACGTGTCGATAAAGTGCTAAAGGCATTAAAAGAAGATGGTATAAACGAAAAGAAGAACAAAAACCTTCCTTTTATCCATGTTGCGGAGGAATGGCTGGAGACGTATAAGCGTACCAAAGTTAAAAAAAATACCATACGGTTACGTGGGAATTCAATTGCTACTCTGAATAAATACATTAAAAATTTGAATATCGATAAAATCACACCCAAGAAACATCAGAGCATTTTAAATGATCTGTTTGACAAAGGATATGCAAAGTCAACGATTGAAGGCGTCCATGTAACCGCGAATCTAATTTATAAGCATGCTATTAAGGAAAAGTATCGAAAGGACAATCCCGCCACAGGAGCTACAATTCCTGTTAAGCGAAGGACTGTTGAAGAGATCGAAGCGAATCCTATCGAAGAGAAATACTTAGAAAGTCATGAGTTGACAGAATTTCTGAACGCCGTACGGAAGTATGGACTTGATCAGGATAAGGAAATGTTTTACCTCTTGGCCTTCACAGGCATGCGGATCGGAGAAGCTCTCGCCTTGAAATGGACGGATATAAATTTCGAGACGCATCGTATTCGGGTGACGAAAACTATGTATAACGAGAATAATAATATGCGGGAGTTCGAACTTCAGCCTCCAAAAACAGATGCCTCCATCCGAGATTTTGATGTAGATGAAGACATTACTAATATGCTACAAAATCATTATAAAACGCAAACGAAGTTAAAGATGGCTACCCGGCACTTGCTGCCGGAATATTATGATAGCAATTTTGTATTTACCCACGATAATGGGTATCCGTTGGTCTATAAGCATATTGCCAACCGAATGGAACGAGTCATGCGAAAGACCAACATACACAAACACGCAACGTCTCATATTTTCCGCCATACACATGTCAGCATGATGGCCGAGGCTGGTGTGGATCTGGCGACTATCATGGCTAGAGTCGGTCACGATGATCCTAAGACCACACTGCAGATTTACACTCATGTAACCAAGAAGATGGAAAAAAATGCGACTCAAAAAGTAAAAATCGTCTTCGCAGATTTGCTGAAGGCTGCTGCTTTGCAAGAAATGTGA
- the groL gene encoding chaperonin GroEL (60 kDa chaperone family; promotes refolding of misfolded polypeptides especially under stressful conditions; forms two stacked rings of heptamers to form a barrel-shaped 14mer; ends can be capped by GroES; misfolded proteins enter the barrel where they are refolded when GroES binds), producing MAKEIKFSEEARRSMLRGVDALANAVKVTLGPKGRNVVLEKKFGSPLITNDGVSIAKEIELEDAFENMGAQLVKEVATKTNDVAGDGTTTATVLAQAMIREGLKNVTAGANPMVIRKGIEKAVKAAVEELKVISKPIEGKQSIAQVAAISSADEEVGELIAEAMEKVGNDGVITVEESKGFNTELEVVEGMQFDRGYISPYMITDTDKMEAVLDNPYILITDKKISNIQEILPVLEKVVQSGKQLLIIAEDVEGEAQATLVVNKLRGTFTCVAVKAPGFGDRRKAMLQDIAALTGGQVITEELGLELKSATVDQLGSARQIRITKENTIIVDGAGNSADIVARVNQIRAQLEETTSDFDREKLQERLAKLSGGVAVIKVGAATETELKERKLRIEDALNSTRAAVEEGIVSGGGTALVNVYKAVAAVNAAGDEATGVNIVLRALEEPIRTIAANAGQEGSVIVERLKNEQVGVGYNAATGEWVNMFEAGIVDPAKVTRSALQNAASVAAMFLTTEAVVADKPEPKGAAGGGMPDMGGMGGMGGMM from the coding sequence ATGGCGAAAGAAATTAAATTTAGCGAAGAAGCGCGCCGTTCCATGCTTCGCGGCGTTGACGCTCTGGCGAACGCGGTAAAAGTGACTCTTGGACCAAAAGGACGCAACGTCGTTCTGGAGAAAAAATTCGGCAGCCCGCTCATCACAAACGACGGCGTATCCATCGCGAAGGAAATCGAGCTGGAAGACGCGTTCGAGAACATGGGCGCTCAGCTGGTTAAAGAAGTAGCGACCAAAACAAACGACGTAGCGGGCGACGGTACAACTACGGCAACCGTTCTTGCTCAAGCGATGATCCGCGAAGGCTTGAAAAACGTAACAGCGGGCGCAAACCCTATGGTGATCCGCAAAGGCATCGAGAAAGCTGTTAAAGCTGCTGTTGAAGAGCTGAAGGTAATCTCCAAGCCAATCGAAGGCAAACAGTCTATCGCACAGGTAGCGGCTATCTCCTCCGCAGACGAGGAAGTAGGCGAGCTGATCGCGGAAGCAATGGAGAAGGTTGGCAACGACGGCGTTATTACAGTGGAAGAGTCCAAGGGCTTCAACACGGAGCTGGAAGTGGTTGAAGGCATGCAGTTCGACCGCGGCTACATCTCCCCTTACATGATTACTGACACCGACAAGATGGAAGCGGTACTCGACAACCCTTACATCCTGATCACGGATAAAAAGATCTCCAACATCCAAGAAATTCTGCCTGTTCTGGAGAAGGTTGTTCAATCCGGCAAGCAGCTTCTGATCATTGCAGAAGACGTAGAAGGCGAAGCGCAAGCGACTCTGGTCGTGAACAAGCTGCGCGGCACCTTCACTTGCGTTGCGGTTAAAGCTCCTGGCTTCGGCGACCGCCGCAAAGCCATGCTGCAAGATATCGCTGCCCTGACTGGCGGCCAAGTGATCACAGAAGAGCTCGGCCTTGAGCTGAAGTCGGCAACTGTGGACCAACTGGGCTCCGCTCGTCAAATCCGCATTACCAAAGAAAACACGATTATCGTTGACGGCGCTGGCAACTCCGCTGACATCGTTGCACGTGTGAACCAAATCCGCGCTCAGCTGGAAGAAACAACTTCCGACTTCGATCGCGAGAAGCTACAAGAGCGCCTGGCTAAGCTGTCCGGCGGCGTTGCGGTTATCAAGGTCGGCGCAGCTACTGAGACTGAGCTGAAAGAGCGCAAGCTTCGCATCGAGGACGCGCTGAACTCCACTCGCGCAGCAGTGGAAGAAGGTATCGTATCCGGCGGCGGTACAGCTCTGGTTAACGTATACAAAGCGGTTGCAGCCGTTAACGCTGCAGGCGACGAAGCCACTGGCGTCAACATCGTGCTTCGTGCTCTGGAAGAGCCAATTCGCACAATCGCGGCTAACGCAGGCCAAGAAGGCTCCGTTATCGTTGAGCGTCTGAAAAACGAGCAAGTAGGCGTAGGCTACAACGCGGCTACTGGCGAGTGGGTGAACATGTTCGAAGCGGGTATCGTTGACCCTGCCAAAGTAACACGTTCCGCCCTGCAAAACGCTGCTTCCGTAGCGGCTATGTTCCTGACAACCGAAGCGGTTGTTGCCGACAAGCCTGAGCCGAAGGGCGCAGCTGGCGGCGGCATGCCTGACATGGGCGGCATGGGCGGTATGGGCGGCATGATGTAA
- the groES gene encoding co-chaperone GroES: protein MIKPLGERVLIEPIAKEETTASGIVLPDTAKEKPQEGKVVAVGSGSLKDGVRVALEVKEGDRVLFSKYAGTEVKYEGKEYLIMKESDIHAIFG, encoded by the coding sequence ATGATTAAACCTTTGGGTGAACGCGTATTGATCGAACCAATCGCGAAGGAAGAAACAACTGCGAGCGGCATCGTGCTGCCGGATACGGCGAAGGAAAAGCCGCAAGAAGGCAAAGTAGTGGCTGTTGGCAGCGGATCGCTGAAGGACGGCGTTCGCGTAGCATTGGAAGTAAAAGAAGGCGACCGCGTTCTGTTCTCCAAATATGCGGGTACGGAAGTCAAATACGAAGGCAAAGAGTATTTGATCATGAAGGAAAGCGACATCCACGCTATTTTTGGCTAA
- a CDS encoding DUF2264 domain-containing protein codes for MRGTFANTAVQEIEALGRAYWLSKLEQVAEPVLSALADGRLRMAMPIETKPGMEADRAQYAHLEALGRLLSGMAPWLELGEGAANAEEEALRARYAELSRKAIDAGTNPSSPDYMNFSDGGQPIVDAAFLAQAILRAPVELWEKLEERVKRQVVASLKATRSRRPHVSNWLLFSAMIEAALHQAGEADWDRMRVDYAIRQHEQWYKGDGAYGDGPEFHWDYYNSFVIQPMLVDVLEALHGEDDEWSALRQNVLKRARRYAEVQERFVAPDGSFPPIGRSLAYRCGAFHSLAQSALRGDLPDRVTPEQARCALTAVIRRTLDAPGTFQEGGWLTIGLAGHQPGAGEIYISTGSLYLCAAAFLPLGLPASHRFWSGPAAPWTSVLAWSGAPIEADGALK; via the coding sequence ATGAGGGGAACGTTCGCTAATACGGCAGTACAGGAGATAGAAGCGTTAGGAAGGGCGTATTGGCTGAGTAAGCTGGAGCAGGTGGCGGAGCCGGTGCTGTCGGCGCTGGCGGATGGGAGGCTGAGAATGGCCATGCCCATCGAGACCAAGCCAGGCATGGAGGCCGATCGGGCTCAATACGCGCATTTGGAGGCGCTTGGCAGGCTGCTCAGCGGAATGGCTCCATGGCTGGAGCTGGGCGAAGGCGCAGCGAACGCCGAGGAAGAGGCGCTCCGTGCCCGATACGCAGAGCTGTCTCGTAAAGCTATAGACGCGGGCACGAATCCGTCTTCGCCGGACTATATGAATTTCTCGGATGGCGGACAGCCCATTGTGGACGCCGCGTTTCTCGCGCAGGCCATACTCCGAGCGCCGGTGGAGCTGTGGGAGAAGCTGGAGGAGCGGGTGAAGCGCCAGGTTGTGGCGAGCCTCAAGGCAACCAGAAGCCGACGGCCCCATGTGTCGAATTGGCTGCTGTTCTCGGCGATGATCGAAGCGGCGCTGCATCAGGCGGGTGAGGCTGACTGGGACCGGATGCGCGTCGATTACGCGATCCGGCAGCATGAGCAGTGGTACAAGGGGGACGGCGCCTATGGCGACGGTCCTGAGTTCCACTGGGATTATTACAACAGCTTCGTCATTCAGCCCATGCTTGTCGACGTGCTGGAGGCGCTGCATGGGGAGGACGACGAATGGAGCGCTCTTCGCCAGAATGTTCTGAAGCGCGCCCGGCGCTACGCCGAGGTGCAGGAGCGCTTCGTCGCGCCGGACGGCAGCTTCCCGCCCATCGGCCGGTCGCTGGCTTATCGCTGCGGGGCGTTCCATAGCCTGGCCCAAAGCGCGCTTCGCGGCGACCTGCCGGACCGCGTCACGCCGGAGCAGGCGCGCTGCGCCTTAACCGCCGTCATCCGCCGAACGCTCGACGCGCCGGGAACATTCCAAGAGGGCGGCTGGCTGACGATCGGCCTTGCCGGGCATCAGCCCGGCGCAGGCGAAATCTATATTTCGACCGGAAGCCTGTATCTATGCGCGGCTGCCTTCCTGCCGCTGGGGCTCCCGGCCTCGCACCGCTTCTGGAGCGGTCCGGCTGCGCCGTGGACCTCCGTCCTGGCTTGGAGCGGAGCTCCTATTGAAGCAGATGGCGCCCTGAAATAG